The following proteins are encoded in a genomic region of Planctomycetaceae bacterium:
- a CDS encoding PQQ-binding-like beta-propeller repeat protein, producing MVQKFLPAVLVALLVNALPLQAEDWPTYMHDAARTGESTDKLPGPLALQWVYTAAMPPAPAWPDPAKDDVFHSKKNLAPDCPYDRAFQVVSAGGRVFFGSSADDNVRCLDAATGKELWAFATEGPVRLAPTVVGDKVLFASDDGCAYALKAADGTLIWKLRATDQDRRIAGNGRIISLWPVRTSVLVSGNVAYFCAGLFPNQGGGVYVVTADIASGKKLSSKSVAVAAQGYLRLQGTQVFAPAGRTAGGAVDTVATPAAGSILKHEPCAAAYPYCFIGTDEIRIAGGDGEVAAFKAKNKIWTLKVEGKAWSLAVAGGKLLVSTDAGKIYCFAPGSGAGTVVQAAAPKAAASDEKFAALAKDALAKAQTDKGYALVIGGPAELACEVARQSKMQVVMTAADAPAAAAARKVVDARGMSGRVSVHEAKADALPYSDYLFNLVLNAPAAFQAEAQRVTRPCGGVTVTEAGKAVIRGPLEGAGQWTHCYADAGNSTCSGETLVGAGMTVQWFGLPGPRTMADRHNRAAAPLYRDGRLFVSGYDYLACVDSYNGAMLWEHALPNSVRLDTSKACGNMAVAEDLLYIAAGGACEAYDVRTGQKKLTVNADIGGKACEWGYVATVGDALFGSLCRPGAHRREIGQSTWQFSYNPLSPMVCSENVFAVDRHSGTRLWTYRPQEGMIVNSTIAVADGRMYFIESTNPKSREDAAGRVPLPVLMSGGGVLVALDVRDGKVVYRQKADLEAAQHMLFLSVAGGVVVTTDSRTVAGGKRGMLKYDLQAFDAASGNRLWKMEHTGPGAKAADGSHGENAYRAVIVGERLFIPAVQYELKTGKAVPNWQWGRNGGGCGAVSASAKQVFNRGGYPQMTDLSTPASEHLTTATRPGCWINIIPAGGMVLMPEASSGCTCPYPVQGSVGMIPKR from the coding sequence ATGGTTCAGAAGTTCTTGCCCGCGGTGCTGGTCGCTCTGCTTGTAAACGCCCTGCCTCTGCAGGCTGAGGATTGGCCCACGTACATGCACGATGCCGCCCGAACGGGCGAATCGACCGACAAGCTTCCCGGGCCCCTTGCCCTGCAGTGGGTGTACACCGCCGCGATGCCCCCCGCGCCGGCCTGGCCGGACCCGGCCAAGGATGACGTCTTTCATTCCAAGAAGAACCTCGCCCCCGACTGTCCGTACGACCGCGCGTTCCAGGTGGTCTCCGCCGGCGGGCGCGTGTTCTTCGGCTCATCGGCCGACGACAACGTCCGCTGCCTCGACGCCGCCACCGGCAAAGAGTTGTGGGCGTTCGCCACGGAAGGCCCCGTGCGCCTGGCGCCGACGGTCGTTGGCGACAAGGTGCTCTTCGCCAGCGACGACGGCTGCGCGTACGCACTCAAGGCCGCCGATGGAACGCTGATCTGGAAGCTCCGCGCGACCGACCAGGACCGGCGCATCGCCGGCAACGGGCGCATCATCAGTCTCTGGCCGGTGCGCACCAGCGTGCTCGTCAGCGGCAACGTGGCGTATTTCTGCGCGGGGCTCTTTCCCAACCAGGGCGGCGGCGTTTATGTGGTGACGGCGGACATCGCCAGCGGCAAGAAGCTCTCCTCGAAGTCCGTCGCGGTGGCGGCCCAGGGATATCTGCGCCTGCAGGGGACGCAGGTGTTCGCCCCGGCGGGTCGCACGGCCGGCGGCGCGGTCGACACGGTCGCCACGCCGGCGGCCGGTTCGATCCTCAAGCACGAGCCCTGTGCGGCGGCATATCCGTACTGCTTCATCGGCACCGACGAAATCCGCATCGCCGGCGGCGACGGCGAGGTGGCGGCCTTCAAGGCAAAGAACAAGATCTGGACGCTCAAGGTCGAGGGCAAAGCCTGGTCGCTGGCGGTGGCTGGCGGCAAGCTCCTGGTCAGCACCGATGCAGGCAAGATCTACTGCTTCGCCCCCGGCAGCGGCGCGGGCACGGTAGTCCAGGCCGCGGCGCCCAAGGCTGCCGCGTCTGACGAGAAGTTCGCCGCCCTCGCCAAGGACGCCCTGGCCAAGGCCCAGACCGACAAAGGCTACGCGCTGGTGATCGGCGGGCCGGCCGAACTGGCGTGCGAAGTCGCGCGACAGTCGAAGATGCAGGTGGTGATGACCGCCGCCGATGCCCCGGCCGCCGCCGCGGCGAGAAAGGTTGTGGACGCCCGCGGCATGAGCGGCCGCGTGAGCGTGCATGAGGCCAAGGCCGACGCGCTGCCCTACAGCGACTACCTTTTCAATCTCGTGCTCAACGCGCCGGCGGCTTTCCAGGCCGAGGCGCAGCGCGTCACCCGCCCCTGCGGCGGCGTGACGGTGACCGAGGCGGGCAAAGCCGTCATTCGCGGCCCGCTGGAAGGCGCGGGCCAATGGACGCACTGCTACGCCGACGCGGGCAACAGCACCTGCAGCGGCGAGACGCTGGTCGGGGCGGGCATGACGGTCCAGTGGTTTGGCCTGCCGGGTCCGCGGACGATGGCCGACCGGCACAACCGCGCCGCCGCCCCGCTGTATCGCGACGGACGGCTGTTCGTCAGCGGCTACGACTACCTGGCCTGCGTCGACTCGTACAACGGCGCGATGCTCTGGGAACACGCCCTGCCCAATTCCGTGCGCCTGGACACCAGCAAAGCCTGCGGCAATATGGCCGTGGCGGAAGACCTGCTCTATATCGCCGCCGGCGGGGCGTGTGAGGCCTACGACGTGCGGACGGGCCAGAAAAAGTTGACCGTCAACGCCGACATCGGCGGCAAGGCCTGCGAGTGGGGCTATGTGGCCACCGTGGGCGACGCCCTCTTTGGCAGCCTGTGCCGCCCCGGGGCGCATCGGCGCGAGATCGGCCAGAGCACCTGGCAGTTTTCGTATAACCCGCTCTCGCCCATGGTCTGCAGCGAGAACGTCTTCGCCGTCGATCGCCATAGCGGCACGCGCCTGTGGACCTACCGCCCGCAGGAGGGCATGATCGTCAACTCGACCATCGCCGTGGCGGATGGGCGGATGTACTTCATCGAGAGCACGAATCCCAAGTCGCGCGAAGACGCGGCCGGCCGCGTGCCCCTGCCCGTGCTGATGAGCGGCGGGGGCGTGTTGGTGGCGCTGGATGTGCGCGACGGCAAGGTGGTCTACCGCCAGAAGGCCGACCTCGAAGCCGCCCAGCACATGCTGTTCCTCAGCGTCGCCGGGGGCGTGGTCGTCACCACCGACTCGCGCACCGTCGCCGGCGGCAAGCGCGGGATGCTGAAGTACGACCTGCAGGCCTTCGACGCCGCCAGCGGCAATCGGCTGTGGAAGATGGAGCACACCGGCCCGGGCGCCAAGGCCGCCGACGGCAGCCACGGCGAAAACGCTTACCGCGCGGTCATCGTCGGCGAGCGGCTGTTCATCCCCGCGGTGCAGTACGAGCTCAAGACGGGCAAGGCCGTGCCCAACTGGCAGTGGGGGCGCAACGGCGGCGGCTGCGGAGCGGTTTCCGCTTCGGCCAAGCAGGTGTTCAATCGCGGCGGGTACCCGCAGATGACGGACCTCTCGACGCCGGCCAGCGAGCACCTGACCACGGCGACGCGCCCGGGCTGCTGGATCAACATCATCCCCGCCGGCGGCATGGTGCTGATGCCCGAGGCGTCCAGCGGTTGCACGTGTCCTTACCCCGTGCAGGGATCAGTAGGAATGATTCCCAAGCGGTAG
- a CDS encoding right-handed parallel beta-helix repeat-containing protein encodes MSPLNLYVSPTGSDRNCGSEAEPFRTPEAARDALRRKKNRAGAVVYLRGGIYELNKSFTLDRRDGGSAKSPITWRSYPGEQARFVGGRKLPGDMFKPVTSKAILSRIISKAARRKVVQIDLRKCGITDFGELAVRGFGGGCKAAHLELFFNGLPMQLARYPNDGYLRISGVESKTTFKTRGRRMALWSKAEDLWLHGNWDYIWADLYVPVAGLDAKKRTITVAREQEMKKGRPFYAVNLLEEIDAPGEWYLDRKSGLLYFWPPADPRKADVVVSVLKEELLRVEGAAHLRFEDLTFEVGRANLVRVQKGDDVVFTRCTIKNAGIEGGSIHGRGCGLTECEVAWCGNAGISLHGGDRPKLIRGDNFVTHCRMHHFGRWCKTYTPAVAFEGVGHTVAHNEFSEGPHAAVLFGGNDHRVEYNHIHHVGQYASNGGAIYIGLGWDQRGNLIRYNYLHDLKGRIPGGEYGIMAIYLDDCNSGNTVHGNIVSDVVGFGLLMGGGRDNIITNNIFVRCGEAFGADSRGLERIIDETNSHWNLLRWMKGNGINHKTEPWASAYPKLARIPDSWEEIQKGRWRYPEGCVFSRNLGWDNKKFIHTENSGGTGTLKAFAQVKDNIENADPCFVDQAGGNVALRDDSPAWKIKGFKRIPVEKIGPQTGKEPRVG; translated from the coding sequence ATGTCCCCCCTGAATCTCTATGTCTCGCCGACGGGCAGCGACCGCAACTGCGGCAGCGAAGCCGAACCTTTCCGCACGCCCGAGGCCGCCCGCGACGCCCTGCGCAGGAAGAAGAACCGCGCTGGTGCGGTGGTGTATCTGCGCGGGGGCATCTATGAGCTCAACAAAAGCTTCACGCTCGACCGCCGCGACGGCGGCAGCGCCAAATCGCCCATCACGTGGCGGTCGTACCCCGGCGAGCAGGCGCGATTCGTCGGCGGGCGAAAGCTGCCCGGCGACATGTTCAAGCCGGTTACCAGCAAGGCGATTCTCTCGCGCATCATCAGCAAGGCCGCCCGCCGCAAGGTCGTGCAGATCGACCTGCGCAAGTGCGGCATTACGGACTTCGGCGAGTTAGCAGTGCGGGGCTTCGGCGGCGGCTGCAAGGCGGCGCACCTGGAGCTGTTCTTCAACGGCCTGCCCATGCAGCTCGCGCGCTATCCCAACGACGGCTACCTGCGGATCTCCGGCGTCGAGTCCAAAACCACCTTCAAGACCCGAGGCCGCCGCATGGCGCTGTGGTCCAAGGCCGAAGACCTCTGGCTGCACGGCAACTGGGACTACATCTGGGCCGACCTGTACGTGCCGGTGGCTGGCCTCGATGCAAAGAAGCGCACGATCACCGTCGCCCGCGAGCAGGAGATGAAGAAAGGCCGCCCGTTTTACGCCGTCAACCTGCTCGAAGAGATCGACGCCCCCGGCGAGTGGTACCTCGACCGCAAGAGCGGCCTGCTGTACTTCTGGCCGCCTGCTGACCCGCGCAAGGCGGATGTTGTCGTTTCGGTGCTGAAGGAGGAACTGCTGCGCGTCGAGGGCGCGGCGCACCTGCGATTTGAGGACCTGACCTTCGAGGTCGGCCGGGCGAACCTGGTCAGGGTGCAAAAGGGCGACGACGTGGTCTTCACCCGCTGCACGATCAAGAACGCCGGCATCGAGGGCGGGTCGATCCACGGCCGCGGCTGCGGGCTGACCGAGTGCGAAGTCGCCTGGTGCGGTAACGCGGGCATTTCGCTGCACGGCGGCGACCGGCCCAAGCTCATCCGCGGCGACAACTTCGTGACCCACTGCCGCATGCACCACTTCGGGCGCTGGTGCAAGACGTACACGCCTGCCGTGGCGTTCGAGGGCGTCGGGCATACCGTCGCGCACAACGAGTTCAGCGAAGGCCCGCACGCGGCGGTGCTGTTCGGCGGCAACGACCACCGCGTCGAGTACAACCACATTCATCACGTGGGGCAGTACGCCAGCAACGGCGGGGCGATCTACATCGGCCTGGGCTGGGACCAGCGGGGCAACCTGATCCGCTACAACTACCTGCACGACCTGAAGGGGCGCATCCCCGGCGGCGAGTACGGGATCATGGCGATTTATCTCGACGACTGCAACAGCGGCAACACGGTGCATGGCAATATCGTCTCCGACGTGGTGGGCTTCGGCCTGCTGATGGGCGGCGGGCGCGACAACATCATCACCAACAACATCTTCGTCCGCTGCGGCGAGGCGTTCGGCGCCGACAGCCGCGGCCTCGAGCGGATCATCGACGAGACCAACAGCCACTGGAACCTGCTGCGGTGGATGAAGGGCAATGGCATCAATCATAAGACCGAGCCGTGGGCGAGCGCCTACCCCAAGCTGGCGCGAATCCCCGACTCGTGGGAAGAAATCCAGAAAGGCCGCTGGCGCTACCCCGAGGGCTGCGTGTTCTCGCGCAACCTCGGATGGGACAACAAGAAGTTCATCCACACCGAGAACAGCGGCGGCACCGGCACGCTCAAGGCCTTCGCCCAGGTCAAGGACAACATCGAGAACGCGGATCCGTGCTTCGTCGATCAAGCCGGCGGCAACGTCGCCCTGCGCGACGACAGCCCGGCCTGGAAGATCAAAGGCTTCAAGCGCATCCCGGTGGAAAAAATCGGCCCGCAGACTGGAAAAGAGCCGCGCGTGGGGTGA
- a CDS encoding transposase, protein MPRSLRVNLGGFVYHVLNRSNGRQRLFRCDEDYQLFLDVLAAAHERGAMRTIGYCVMPNHWHLVLWPRDDGDLSAFVRWLTLTHTQRVHARRGTAGAGHVYQGRFKSFLIEQTRPPAARRAMGVLEGGDAVLSVLRYVERNAVKAGLATRAQAWPWCSAHARLHKTEAPVPLTPPPGGLPQDWLDWVNRPHSDKELAALQRCIERGVPFGREPWVKRTAAELGLQSTLHPRGRPKIAEKGS, encoded by the coding sequence ATGCCGCGAAGTCTTCGGGTCAATCTGGGCGGGTTCGTCTATCACGTGCTCAACCGCTCCAACGGGCGGCAGAGGCTGTTCCGCTGCGACGAGGACTACCAGTTGTTCCTTGACGTGCTGGCGGCCGCGCATGAGCGCGGGGCGATGCGCACGATCGGCTATTGCGTCATGCCCAATCACTGGCACCTGGTCCTCTGGCCGCGCGACGACGGCGACCTGTCGGCGTTCGTGCGGTGGCTGACGCTGACGCACACGCAGCGTGTCCACGCCCGGCGCGGCACGGCCGGGGCGGGGCACGTCTACCAGGGGCGGTTCAAGAGTTTCCTGATCGAGCAGACGCGTCCGCCGGCGGCCCGGCGGGCGATGGGCGTGCTGGAAGGCGGCGACGCGGTGCTGTCGGTGCTGCGGTACGTCGAGCGCAACGCCGTCAAGGCCGGCTTGGCGACGCGGGCGCAAGCCTGGCCGTGGTGCAGCGCCCACGCGCGGCTGCACAAGACCGAGGCGCCGGTGCCGCTGACACCGCCGCCGGGCGGCCTGCCGCAGGACTGGCTCGACTGGGTCAACCGCCCGCATAGCGACAAGGAACTGGCGGCCTTGCAGCGGTGCATCGAGCGAGGCGTCCCGTTCGGCCGCGAGCCATGGGTCAAGCGGACGGCCGCCGAACTGGGCCTCCAAAGCACCCTCCACCCCCGCGGCCGACCGAAAATAGCAGAAAAAGGTTCCTGA
- a CDS encoding PEP-CTERM sorting domain-containing protein (PEP-CTERM proteins occur, often in large numbers, in the proteomes of bacteria that also encode an exosortase, a predicted intramembrane cysteine proteinase. The presence of a PEP-CTERM domain at a protein's C-terminus predicts cleavage within the sorting domain, followed by covalent anchoring to some some component of the (usually Gram-negative) cell surface. Many PEP-CTERM proteins exhibit an unusual sequence composition that includes large numbers of potential glycosylation sites. Expression of one such protein has been shown restore the ability of a bacterium to form floc, a type of biofilm.): MFRTVFVAMVALAAAAGLARAEFKGALEAASGGLSGAGGWADGPASIEWTVSQLSSGNWRYTYVLTVPSGKAGRVILETSPALKGEDITTFASSPMASSNEVTRFNSLPHLSQHIYALATTPNARAAKVMISFETAAPPTWGDFQVQGPEEDPGSALWNTGFAPGPGPESDPVAPAASGSIDNHILVPGGNGGIYPMMALWNRGSLGGPGAAAAGPIIGTATATTDAPTATAPEPTTLAATALTVATLAGTFARRRKKSRLNTVSHRG, encoded by the coding sequence GTGTTCAGAACGGTCTTTGTGGCGATGGTCGCCCTGGCGGCCGCGGCGGGCCTGGCGCGGGCGGAGTTCAAGGGCGCTCTGGAGGCGGCGTCGGGCGGTCTCTCGGGCGCGGGCGGCTGGGCCGACGGGCCCGCGTCGATCGAGTGGACGGTCAGTCAACTTAGCAGCGGCAACTGGCGATACACGTACGTGCTGACGGTGCCCTCCGGCAAGGCCGGCCGCGTGATCCTCGAAACCTCCCCCGCCCTCAAGGGCGAAGACATTACCACCTTCGCCAGTTCGCCGATGGCGTCAAGCAATGAAGTCACGCGGTTCAATTCACTCCCGCACCTGTCGCAGCACATCTACGCACTGGCGACCACCCCCAACGCCAGGGCGGCGAAGGTGATGATCAGTTTCGAGACCGCCGCCCCGCCGACGTGGGGCGACTTCCAGGTTCAAGGCCCCGAGGAAGACCCAGGCTCTGCCCTGTGGAACACCGGCTTTGCCCCAGGTCCGGGGCCCGAGAGCGATCCCGTGGCCCCGGCCGCCAGCGGCTCGATCGACAACCACATCCTGGTCCCCGGCGGCAATGGCGGCATCTACCCGATGATGGCGCTGTGGAACCGCGGTTCGCTGGGCGGTCCCGGCGCCGCAGCCGCCGGACCCATCATCGGCACCGCCACCGCCACCACCGACGCACCGACCGCCACGGCCCCCGAACCGACAACCCTCGCCGCCACGGCACTGACCGTCGCCACCCTCGCCGGCACCTTCGCCCGAAGGCGAAAGAAGTCAAGGCTCAATACCGTCTCGCATCGTGGCTGA